A window of the Lepisosteus oculatus isolate fLepOcu1 chromosome 14, fLepOcu1.hap2, whole genome shotgun sequence genome harbors these coding sequences:
- the LOC138242346 gene encoding zinc finger protein 271-like codes for MIHTAEQHTEGHNEANKSHFQHTEQDHSMEHLQNKRPQHDQGMRKNHSRPCSDGVDKLILWHREEQRFCQSSISQPYQHLHTGERPFSCSQCGKSFSKSRILIIHQRIHTGERPFSCSQCGKSFSQSSSLIIHQRIHTGERPFSCSQCGKSFSQKSHLQSHQRIHTGERPFSCSQCRKSFSQSNSLIIHQRIHTGERPFICGQCGESFSRSSDLKTHQRIHTGERPFSCSQCGKSFSKSSNLIIHQRIHTGERPFSCSQCGKSFSVKSHLQSHQRIHTGERPFSCSQCRKSFSQSSSLIAHQHIHTGERPFSCSQCGKSFSLSGDLKTHQRIHTGERPFSCSQCGKSFSQSSQLKRHQRIHTGERPFSCSQCRKSFSQSSSLIAHQHIHTGERPLSCSQCGKSFSQSGDLKTHQRIHTGERPL; via the coding sequence atgattcacactgctgagcagcaCACTGAGGGACATAATGAAGCAAACAAATCTCACTTTCAGCACACAGAGCAAGAccattccatggagcatttgcagaataagagaccCCAGCACGATCAGGGGATGAGGAAGAATCactcaaggccttgctcagatggAGTGGACAAACTGATATTATGGCACAGGGAGGAGCAGCgtttctgtcagtctagcatttcaCAACCCTAccagcaccttcacacaggagagagaccattcagctgcagtcagtgtgggaagagttttagtaagtCAAGAATCTTAATtatccaccagcgcattcacacaggagagagaccgttcagctgtagtcagtgtgggaagagttttagtcagtcaagtagcttaattatccaccagcgcattcacacaggagagagaccgttcagctgtagtcagtgtgggaagagttttagtcagaaaagccacttacaatcacaccagcgcattcacacaggagagagacctttcagctgcagtcagtgcaggaagagttttagtcagtcaaataGCTTAATtatccaccagcgcattcacacaggagagagaccgttcatctgcggtcagtgtggggagagttttagtcggtcaagtgacttaaaaacccaccagcgcattcacacaggagagagacctttcagctgcagtcagtgtgggaagagttttagtaagtCAAGTAACTTAATtatccaccagcgcattcacacaggagagagaccgttcagctgtagtcagtgtgggaagagttttagtgtgAAAAGCCACTTACAatcacaccagcgcattcacacaggagagagacctttcagctgcagtcagtgtaggaagagttttagtcagtcaagtagcttaatagcccaccagcacattcacacaggagagagaccgttcagctgcagtcagtgtgggaaaagttttagtctgtcaggtgacttaaaaacccaccagcgcattcacacaggagagagacctttcagctgcagtcagtgtgggaagagttttagtcagtcaagtcaATTAAAAAggcaccagcgcattcacacaggagagagaccattcagctgcagtcagtgtcggaagagttttagtcagtcaagtagcttaatagcccaccagcacattcacacaggagagagaccgttgagctgcagtcagtgtgggaagagttttagtcagtcaggtgacttaaaaacccaccagcgcattcacacaggagagagaccattgtAG